In the genome of Terribacillus sp. FSL K6-0262, one region contains:
- a CDS encoding C4-dicarboxylate ABC transporter permease, whose product MNSLQDLQQQPYKKKKPKQFNVYVMIFAFIVVAALLTYIIPGGAYDRVEQDGRSVILPETFHYIDGENVGLLGIFNSIHTGMVNGANIIFFVLIVGGAFGIFTATGALDAFIYMLSRKMANKEKLLIPVLMLFFAAAGALMGMSDETIVYVAILAPMAIALGFDALTGFAIVVLGAGVGFTAAVMNPFTVGVAQGISELPTFSGIGFRIIIFVVLYAAAVLYVMRHAGKVKKNPELGVYGKFGGKADTAALQSHKMTARHKLVLSAFLINYIVLIIGVLKYGWYITEIAGLFLLFGVLMGILGGISFSGIADNFILGAKDLLGGALIIGFAQAILVIFNTSGMMDTLLHYASDALGAIPGALSAVGMLFLQMGINFFVPSGSGQAALTMPLMAPLSDMIGVTRQTAVLAYQFGDGISNTILPTGNIIALLAIAGIGYGKWVKWFLPFFLIQIGIAIIALIIAQLIQYGPF is encoded by the coding sequence ATGAACAGCTTACAAGATTTACAGCAGCAGCCATATAAGAAAAAGAAACCAAAGCAATTCAATGTCTACGTGATGATTTTCGCATTCATCGTCGTGGCGGCACTATTAACATATATCATCCCTGGCGGCGCCTATGACCGCGTGGAGCAGGATGGACGAAGTGTCATCCTGCCGGAAACCTTCCATTACATAGACGGAGAAAATGTCGGACTGCTCGGCATATTCAATAGTATTCATACAGGTATGGTGAATGGCGCCAATATCATTTTCTTCGTCTTGATCGTCGGCGGGGCATTTGGTATTTTCACAGCAACCGGGGCATTGGATGCTTTCATTTATATGCTGTCCAGAAAGATGGCCAATAAAGAGAAATTACTCATTCCTGTTTTGATGCTGTTCTTTGCAGCAGCAGGGGCATTGATGGGAATGTCGGATGAAACAATCGTTTATGTCGCAATCCTGGCGCCTATGGCGATAGCACTTGGCTTCGATGCATTGACCGGTTTTGCGATTGTCGTACTCGGTGCCGGTGTCGGATTTACGGCAGCGGTCATGAACCCATTCACGGTTGGAGTAGCCCAAGGGATTTCCGAGCTGCCGACGTTCTCCGGAATCGGCTTCCGGATCATCATTTTTGTTGTCTTGTATGCGGCGGCCGTCTTGTATGTGATGCGGCATGCCGGCAAAGTGAAAAAGAACCCGGAGCTCGGGGTATACGGCAAGTTTGGCGGAAAAGCAGATACAGCGGCACTTCAGTCCCATAAAATGACCGCTCGCCATAAGCTTGTCCTATCCGCTTTCTTGATCAACTATATTGTATTGATCATCGGGGTATTGAAATACGGATGGTATATCACGGAGATTGCCGGATTGTTCCTGCTGTTCGGTGTACTGATGGGGATCCTTGGCGGCATTTCTTTCTCTGGCATTGCCGATAATTTCATCCTTGGAGCGAAAGACTTGCTTGGCGGTGCACTGATCATCGGCTTTGCACAAGCTATTCTGGTAATCTTCAATACGTCAGGTATGATGGATACATTGCTGCATTATGCTTCTGATGCGCTTGGCGCTATTCCCGGTGCCCTGTCTGCAGTCGGGATGCTATTTTTGCAGATGGGCATCAATTTCTTCGTGCCGTCCGGAAGCGGACAAGCTGCTTTGACCATGCCGCTGATGGCGCCATTATCCGACATGATTGGCGTAACGAGGCAGACAGCTGTATTGGCATATCAGTTCGGGGACGGTATCTCCAACACAATTTTGCCAACAGGCAATATCATCGCCTTGCTTGCGATTGCAGGCATTGGCTACGGCAAGTGGGTGAAGTGGTTCCTGCCATTCTTCCTTATTCAGATCGGCATTGCCATCATCGCACTGATCATAGCTCAATTGATTCAATACGGACCGTTTTAA
- the pfkB gene encoding 1-phosphofructokinase: protein MRMIYTCTMNPAIDLFSEFTSFDPFVVNRSIFEEYQPNGKAINISFILKKLGISNKATGFLGGFSGDFIEKELEAAGIETAFIKVDGITRINTFIRAETMEYKAVNRGPVISAQAQEQLLDQLRHLKKDDWLFVSGSLPRGVDDHIYIDIARIAQRQGVNLVLDISSPVLLDCLAYKPYLIKPNDEETAKWFGLLDHTNLSELQTASQQLLKRGAQRVLLSRGAQGALYCDAKQDLAVNAPTGKIVNTACAGDTMLAAFTGKLMLGSPEEEALVFATAAGSSTAFTSGLSELKDVPYLASQIQLKRNWGVKHDV from the coding sequence ATGCGGATGATTTATACATGCACGATGAATCCAGCGATTGATCTTTTTTCCGAATTTACCTCTTTTGATCCTTTCGTCGTCAATAGAAGCATATTTGAAGAGTACCAGCCCAATGGGAAAGCCATCAATATCTCCTTCATATTGAAAAAACTAGGCATTTCCAATAAGGCGACCGGATTCCTTGGCGGTTTCTCTGGTGACTTCATTGAAAAGGAGCTTGAAGCTGCCGGAATTGAAACCGCATTCATAAAGGTGGATGGTATCACTCGTATCAATACCTTTATCCGTGCGGAAACAATGGAATACAAAGCAGTGAATAGAGGTCCGGTCATTTCGGCGCAGGCCCAGGAACAGCTCTTGGATCAATTACGCCACCTAAAAAAAGATGATTGGTTATTTGTCTCAGGCAGTCTGCCGCGCGGCGTCGATGATCATATTTATATCGACATCGCCCGTATTGCCCAACGGCAAGGCGTCAATTTGGTGCTGGATATCAGTTCTCCAGTGCTGCTGGACTGCCTCGCGTATAAGCCTTACCTCATCAAGCCAAATGATGAGGAAACGGCCAAATGGTTCGGTCTATTGGACCATACAAATTTGTCGGAACTCCAAACTGCTTCACAACAGCTGCTCAAGCGTGGGGCTCAACGAGTCCTATTATCCCGCGGAGCTCAAGGTGCCTTGTATTGCGATGCCAAACAAGACCTGGCCGTAAATGCTCCTACCGGCAAGATTGTGAACACAGCCTGTGCCGGGGACACGATGCTGGCAGCCTTCACAGGCAAACTGATGCTCGGTTCTCCAGAGGAAGAGGCATTGGTTTTTGCGACTGCTGCCGGCTCTTCCACAGCTTTCACTTCAGGATTGTCCGAACTTAAGGATGTACCTTATTTGGCAAGTCAAATCCAATTAAAAAGAAATTGGGGTGTGAAACATGACGTATAG
- a CDS encoding fructose-specific PTS transporter subunit EIIC, with translation MTYRIIAATGCPTGIAHTFMAKEALEEAARKRGISIKVETHGQDGVQGALTQAEIDAADGVIIAADKDVNRDRFIGKRVVNVAVSKGIKEPEKLIDAIIDQTAPIYKDGQQRSASAGSAEPQQKDSILRSIYVSLMNGVSHMLPIVVAGGVMIAISLMFGIHSADPESSQYNEFAYYMNTIGGIAMNLMVPVLCAYIAESIAKRPGLIIGFIVGMIAFTNGTGFLGGIIGGFMTGYIILGLGYLFKGLPKQLDGLKSIFLFPVFGIFIAGFAMWFISAPMGWINQAMMDFLASFQNSNPIVLGLIVGIMCAFDMGGPVNKAAYVTGTALLSDGNFFFMAGVSAACIVPPIATGFATLFAGKSYSTSERSAGLVNFLLGSTHITEGAIPFAAKKPLKVIPFLMIGSSIAAILTYLFKVQVPAPHGGFIVLPIVTHPFLWVLAILAGAVVSGFLIGMDQKRTAAKSKTKETPIVQTAAVTEKSVPSVQDVSQIMSVDTIKLNVKAATQTEVFQQIAATAKQHGIITDQAAIIDGFIQREKESTTGMEQGIAIPHTERIEVRKPAIIIFKLADGVEWNALDGQPIKVVIAMLIPKGTASNHLYYLSEVSKMLVHQETIDQLHRARKPEDILTLFSTKLSA, from the coding sequence ATGACGTATAGAATCATAGCCGCAACTGGCTGTCCTACAGGAATTGCCCATACTTTCATGGCAAAGGAAGCCTTGGAAGAAGCCGCCCGTAAACGCGGCATATCCATAAAAGTGGAAACACATGGTCAGGATGGCGTCCAAGGTGCACTCACACAAGCCGAAATCGATGCAGCCGACGGCGTCATCATCGCAGCCGATAAAGATGTAAACCGTGATCGTTTCATCGGCAAACGAGTTGTCAACGTGGCTGTCAGCAAAGGTATCAAAGAACCAGAAAAGCTTATTGATGCCATTATAGATCAAACAGCACCTATCTATAAAGATGGACAGCAGCGCTCTGCTTCGGCAGGCAGCGCCGAGCCACAGCAGAAGGATTCCATTTTACGAAGCATTTATGTATCACTCATGAACGGTGTTTCTCACATGCTCCCTATTGTTGTGGCAGGCGGTGTCATGATCGCGATTTCCCTCATGTTCGGTATCCACTCTGCCGATCCAGAAAGCTCGCAATACAATGAATTCGCTTATTACATGAATACAATCGGCGGTATTGCGATGAATCTGATGGTTCCGGTGCTCTGTGCATATATTGCCGAATCCATAGCCAAGCGTCCTGGCCTCATCATCGGATTCATCGTAGGTATGATTGCTTTCACAAACGGAACTGGTTTCCTGGGCGGTATTATTGGTGGCTTTATGACTGGTTATATCATCCTTGGCCTTGGTTACTTGTTCAAGGGCTTGCCAAAACAGCTTGATGGCTTGAAGTCGATCTTCTTATTCCCGGTCTTCGGTATTTTCATCGCTGGCTTCGCTATGTGGTTCATCTCGGCTCCAATGGGCTGGATCAACCAAGCCATGATGGATTTCCTGGCTAGCTTCCAAAATTCAAACCCAATCGTATTAGGTCTTATCGTAGGAATCATGTGCGCATTCGATATGGGCGGCCCCGTCAATAAGGCTGCATACGTAACGGGAACAGCTTTGCTATCGGATGGTAACTTCTTCTTTATGGCTGGCGTATCCGCTGCTTGCATCGTTCCGCCAATCGCTACTGGCTTTGCCACATTATTTGCAGGTAAATCCTATAGCACGAGCGAACGCAGTGCCGGTCTCGTCAACTTCCTGCTTGGTTCGACTCATATCACGGAAGGAGCCATACCATTCGCAGCGAAGAAGCCGCTGAAGGTCATTCCGTTTCTCATGATTGGTTCATCCATTGCGGCAATCCTTACTTATCTATTCAAAGTACAAGTACCAGCACCACATGGCGGATTCATCGTTCTGCCAATCGTTACACATCCATTCCTTTGGGTGCTGGCAATCTTGGCTGGTGCAGTCGTGAGCGGATTTTTGATTGGCATGGATCAAAAGCGCACGGCTGCTAAAAGCAAAACGAAAGAAACACCAATTGTACAGACAGCAGCTGTAACGGAAAAATCGGTGCCGTCTGTACAGGATGTCAGTCAAATCATGTCTGTCGACACCATCAAGCTAAACGTCAAAGCAGCCACTCAAACAGAGGTATTCCAGCAAATCGCCGCAACTGCAAAGCAACACGGAATCATCACAGATCAAGCTGCTATCATAGACGGCTTTATCCAGCGGGAAAAAGAGAGTACAACCGGAATGGAACAAGGCATCGCCATTCCTCATACAGAACGGATCGAAGTACGGAAGCCAGCAATCATCATCTTCAAACTGGCTGACGGTGTCGAATGGAACGCATTGGACGGACAGCCGATCAAAGTCGTCATTGCCATGCTCATTCCCAAAGGAACAGCTTCCAATCATCTGTACTATCTATCAGAAGTATCCAAGATGCTCGTCCATCAGGAAACGATTGATCAGCTGCACCGTGCCAGGAAGCCAGAAGACATCCTGACCCTATTTTCAACTAAACTATCTGCTTAA
- a CDS encoding amidohydrolase, whose protein sequence is MELERLAEQAILDRRHFHQYPELSGEEYETGKYVRGRLEKLGIEILDFQPPSVVGYVKGAKGEKTIALRADMDALPMVEEGDKPYISKHHGVAHTCGHDGHTAILLAVAEWITLHKEEVEPNIVLIFQSSEEASPSGADKLIKEGVLKDVDSIYGIHVDAGLKKGQFGTRPGAMMASVDDFEIKIQGSGGHASTPHLTVDPVYISTHVIQALQSIVSRKLNPMDASVISVGKIEAGNTYNVIPDSAKIIGTMRSFSPEAVQTIQEQIAKLTKGICESFGAAAEVDFIIGTPPLINDEKEADFAEGLLQKTFGKERYEQLEPVMGSEDFSYYLQEIPGVFVKVGMQGEKSQYPHHHPRFDIDEDVFVDAIKVFQQFILNQ, encoded by the coding sequence ATGGAATTAGAGAGATTAGCAGAGCAGGCGATCCTGGATCGCCGGCATTTTCATCAATACCCGGAACTTTCCGGGGAAGAATACGAGACAGGTAAATATGTGCGTGGCAGATTAGAGAAACTTGGCATCGAGATCCTTGATTTTCAGCCGCCGAGTGTCGTCGGCTATGTGAAAGGCGCAAAAGGGGAGAAGACGATCGCTCTCCGGGCGGATATGGATGCACTGCCGATGGTGGAAGAAGGGGATAAACCTTATATCTCCAAGCATCATGGGGTAGCTCATACCTGCGGGCATGATGGTCATACAGCTATTTTGCTTGCAGTTGCAGAATGGATCACCCTTCATAAAGAGGAAGTGGAGCCTAATATCGTGCTCATCTTCCAATCCTCCGAAGAAGCTTCTCCAAGCGGTGCTGATAAACTGATCAAGGAAGGTGTACTGAAAGACGTCGACAGCATTTATGGCATCCATGTCGATGCCGGCTTGAAAAAAGGACAATTCGGTACCCGCCCTGGCGCCATGATGGCGTCGGTCGATGATTTTGAGATCAAAATCCAGGGCTCTGGCGGACATGCATCAACACCGCATTTGACAGTGGATCCGGTTTACATCTCGACCCATGTCATCCAGGCGCTGCAAAGCATCGTCAGCCGTAAACTCAATCCAATGGATGCCAGCGTCATCTCCGTTGGGAAAATCGAAGCTGGCAACACTTATAATGTCATTCCGGATTCAGCCAAAATCATCGGGACAATGCGCTCCTTCTCTCCAGAAGCGGTGCAGACGATCCAGGAACAGATTGCCAAGCTGACCAAGGGCATTTGTGAATCTTTTGGCGCCGCAGCCGAAGTGGACTTCATCATCGGCACACCGCCGCTTATCAATGATGAAAAGGAAGCGGATTTTGCAGAAGGACTATTACAGAAAACATTCGGCAAAGAGCGCTACGAACAACTCGAGCCGGTCATGGGATCAGAGGATTTCTCCTATTACCTGCAGGAAATTCCAGGGGTATTCGTCAAAGTCGGCATGCAAGGGGAGAAAAGCCAGTATCCGCATCATCACCCAAGGTTTGATATTGATGAGGATGTATTCGTAGATGCGATCAAGGTATTCCAGCAATTCATTCTGAACCAATAA
- a CDS encoding PA2928 family protein has protein sequence MVDLFHYWLFNDDAVHNVILTLIYIWILINIGKWAVDKIIPDKQGKSFWALAGFLLVHAGLGTLLLWLLGGDFFQDWTFTGWFWHDVTLWILVGLFVALCTLFLVRGIRRLSSIKKVISMIIFLLVGEFIVGSFVMTVFHGAGRSVTMNLDSPTIVAEDANLAINKIRMKIPNGHENGISLSVSRFEIIAVDLESGEREWSRKSSWQEYVLGLTDDGVMVVNGKAEELYFLDPATGEVRLEEEDWTETYPELADNLSYEQADYYLDEGGSIYLYALNSKYYRIADGRMTEDPAYGKELQKGFFGDGENGEAEEAQQIVQKLYPDLLEAQPIIGTNKDGSMLLMYKEKRNQDQMMIARVSTGGSRVSWKLAVDYDHQEIPGESPVGVFFTEDAACIQAAGKLYKVSEQDGTVDFVYQYRWNKKEDIMETP, from the coding sequence GTGGTCGATCTTTTTCATTACTGGCTTTTCAATGATGATGCTGTACATAATGTTATTTTGACGCTGATTTATATTTGGATTTTGATCAATATCGGCAAGTGGGCAGTGGATAAGATCATTCCAGATAAGCAAGGCAAATCGTTTTGGGCACTCGCAGGTTTCCTGCTTGTCCATGCAGGGCTAGGGACGTTGCTGCTTTGGCTCTTGGGAGGGGATTTCTTCCAGGATTGGACGTTTACAGGATGGTTTTGGCATGATGTGACGCTGTGGATTTTAGTTGGTTTGTTTGTCGCATTATGCACGCTTTTTCTTGTGAGGGGGATTAGAAGGTTAAGTTCGATAAAGAAAGTGATCAGCATGATCATTTTCCTGCTAGTTGGTGAATTTATCGTTGGTTCCTTCGTCATGACTGTGTTCCACGGAGCAGGCCGCTCGGTGACGATGAATCTTGATTCCCCAACAATCGTGGCGGAAGATGCCAATTTGGCCATCAATAAAATTCGGATGAAAATACCGAATGGGCATGAGAACGGTATCTCCTTGAGCGTTTCGCGCTTTGAGATCATAGCTGTGGATCTGGAATCGGGGGAGAGGGAGTGGAGCCGGAAATCCAGCTGGCAGGAATATGTTCTGGGGCTGACAGATGACGGTGTCATGGTCGTGAATGGGAAAGCCGAGGAGCTGTATTTCCTTGATCCAGCCACCGGGGAAGTCCGTCTTGAGGAAGAGGATTGGACAGAGACATATCCGGAACTTGCCGATAATCTGAGCTACGAGCAGGCTGATTATTATCTCGATGAAGGCGGCAGCATCTATTTATATGCATTGAACAGCAAGTATTATCGTATTGCCGACGGACGAATGACAGAGGATCCGGCTTATGGGAAAGAGTTACAGAAGGGATTTTTCGGTGACGGAGAAAACGGAGAGGCAGAAGAAGCCCAGCAGATCGTTCAGAAGCTGTACCCGGATTTGCTTGAGGCACAGCCGATCATCGGGACAAATAAAGATGGCAGTATGCTGCTGATGTACAAAGAAAAACGCAACCAGGATCAGATGATGATCGCACGTGTTTCAACTGGTGGATCCCGCGTGAGCTGGAAGTTAGCAGTCGATTATGATCATCAAGAGATCCCAGGCGAAAGCCCGGTTGGTGTCTTTTTTACGGAAGATGCTGCATGTATACAAGCTGCCGGCAAACTTTATAAAGTTTCCGAACAAGATGGTACCGTGGATTTCGTTTACCAGTATCGTTGGAATAAAAAGGAGGACATAATGGAAACTCCATAG
- the lacD gene encoding tagatose-bisphosphate aldolase yields MLNLTPAKREALERLSDENGIIGALAIDQRGSLKKMLQQESTTNQGDDTIVSFKELISEELTPYATSILLDPEYGLPAAKKRDKDAGLLLAYEKTGYDAAQPGRMPDILDDWSVQRIKAQGADAVKFLLYYDVDEDPSINEKKHIFVERLGSECQAEDILFFLELVSYDAANDDVKGREYAKLKPHKVNDMMREFSKAPYKVDVLKVEVPVNMGYVEGFSEEPPVYTQEEAKRYFKEQSEATDLPFIFLSAGVSATLFQETLRFAKEAGSSFNGVLCGRATWKDSVAIFGRGGEAAGKQWLQQQGRKNVEELNEVLKQTATSWKQSEILA; encoded by the coding sequence ATGCTTAATCTAACACCCGCTAAACGAGAAGCACTGGAAAGACTATCAGACGAAAATGGAATAATCGGCGCCCTCGCCATCGATCAGCGAGGCTCCTTGAAAAAGATGCTGCAGCAGGAAAGCACCACAAATCAGGGAGACGATACCATCGTATCTTTCAAAGAACTGATCTCTGAGGAACTCACACCATATGCCACTTCCATTCTGCTTGATCCTGAATACGGTCTGCCTGCAGCAAAGAAAAGGGATAAGGATGCCGGACTGCTACTCGCGTATGAGAAAACCGGCTATGATGCAGCACAGCCTGGCCGCATGCCGGATATCCTGGATGATTGGTCTGTTCAGCGAATCAAGGCCCAAGGTGCCGATGCTGTAAAATTCCTTCTGTACTACGATGTGGATGAGGACCCAAGCATCAATGAGAAGAAACATATTTTTGTAGAACGACTTGGATCTGAATGTCAGGCGGAAGACATTCTCTTCTTCTTGGAACTCGTATCCTATGATGCTGCCAATGATGATGTGAAAGGCCGGGAATACGCCAAACTCAAGCCGCATAAAGTGAACGACATGATGAGGGAATTCTCCAAAGCCCCATATAAAGTAGATGTCCTGAAAGTGGAAGTGCCTGTAAACATGGGATATGTAGAAGGATTTTCAGAAGAGCCGCCTGTTTACACACAGGAAGAAGCAAAACGCTATTTCAAAGAACAAAGCGAGGCCACTGATTTGCCTTTCATCTTTTTAAGCGCAGGCGTAAGCGCCACACTTTTCCAAGAGACCCTGCGTTTTGCAAAGGAAGCAGGCTCCAGCTTCAATGGTGTATTATGCGGCCGGGCAACCTGGAAAGATAGTGTAGCTATTTTCGGCCGTGGTGGAGAAGCTGCAGGAAAACAGTGGCTGCAGCAGCAGGGCAGAAAGAATGTCGAGGAATTAAATGAAGTATTGAAACAAACGGCAACATCCTGGAAACAATCAGAAATACTTGCATAA
- a CDS encoding SDR family oxidoreductase, which produces MDLQLQDKLVVVTGSTGGIGKGIATSFLREGATVIINGRNEARVQSVMEELSAFGKVHGIAADLSDGEQADGFIRKVKEYGEVDVLVNNMGIFEVMDFADVTDEEWMHYFNMNVLSVIRLSRAILPDMLERNSGRILTVSSEAGVKPLPHMIPYSVTKSALISLSRGMAELTKGTNVTVNSVLPGPTWTEGVESYMKGAAKAADQELDKFTADYFKDSEPTSLIQRYATVEEVADTIVFLASKQASAINGTAQRVEGGIIRAL; this is translated from the coding sequence ATGGATTTACAGCTTCAAGATAAATTAGTCGTTGTCACGGGATCAACCGGAGGCATTGGAAAAGGGATTGCGACATCTTTCTTAAGGGAAGGGGCGACCGTGATCATCAACGGACGGAATGAAGCTCGTGTCCAATCAGTAATGGAAGAGCTATCTGCATTCGGGAAGGTACATGGTATTGCAGCCGATCTGTCAGATGGGGAACAGGCCGATGGCTTTATCCGGAAAGTGAAGGAATACGGGGAAGTGGATGTCCTGGTCAATAATATGGGGATCTTTGAGGTGATGGATTTTGCCGATGTGACGGATGAAGAATGGATGCATTATTTCAATATGAATGTCCTCAGCGTCATTCGCCTGTCCCGTGCTATCCTGCCAGACATGCTGGAGCGAAACAGCGGCCGTATCCTTACGGTTTCCAGTGAAGCGGGTGTGAAGCCGCTGCCGCATATGATTCCGTATTCTGTTACTAAATCAGCGCTTATCAGCCTTTCCCGCGGAATGGCGGAGCTGACGAAGGGGACAAATGTGACAGTGAACAGTGTGCTTCCTGGTCCGACATGGACAGAAGGGGTGGAAAGCTATATGAAAGGAGCGGCAAAAGCTGCGGATCAGGAGCTGGATAAGTTCACCGCCGATTATTTCAAGGACAGCGAACCGACTTCATTGATCCAGCGCTATGCGACTGTGGAGGAAGTTGCCGATACGATAGTATTCCTGGCTTCCAAACAAGCTTCTGCGATCAATGGTACCGCTCAGCGTGTAGAGGGCGGCATCATCCGTGCATTGTAA
- a CDS encoding MurR/RpiR family transcriptional regulator — MNGTFLARISQYAEKMSEAELYLIRYIRENLDTIPELSIVRLSEDANVSTATIVRTMKKLGYNGFTDFKIRLKDENDQNPNFSIIEQVDEEIKDAILKNEQEVMRTIEMLNSGLIEDTVQKILHSSRVILFARGFSELIAKEMEVKLQLLNKYAELHDDPNIIRTKSKRLEQGDLVIFVSLNGYTEELVDAARSCQQNETSTITLTCNKNSPLAALAELTLTGYKSETSYFPDYEVRSRLPLQVISRILLDAYAIRAGKS; from the coding sequence ATGAACGGAACCTTTCTGGCGCGGATCAGTCAATATGCTGAAAAGATGAGTGAAGCTGAATTGTATCTGATTCGATATATACGGGAAAATCTCGATACAATCCCTGAATTGTCGATCGTACGATTAAGTGAAGATGCGAATGTTTCCACTGCCACCATTGTTCGTACAATGAAGAAGCTCGGCTATAATGGGTTTACCGATTTTAAGATCCGGCTAAAGGATGAAAATGACCAGAATCCAAATTTTTCAATCATTGAGCAAGTGGATGAAGAAATAAAAGATGCCATTTTGAAGAATGAGCAGGAAGTGATGAGGACCATCGAGATGCTTAATAGCGGATTGATAGAGGATACTGTACAAAAAATTTTGCATAGCAGCCGGGTGATCCTATTTGCCAGGGGATTCTCTGAACTTATAGCAAAGGAGATGGAAGTGAAACTGCAGCTGCTGAACAAGTACGCAGAGCTGCATGATGATCCCAATATCATCCGTACGAAAAGCAAGAGGCTTGAACAAGGGGATTTGGTCATTTTTGTTTCATTGAATGGGTATACGGAAGAGCTGGTGGATGCAGCAAGGAGCTGCCAGCAAAACGAAACAAGTACAATCACCTTGACGTGTAACAAAAATAGTCCGCTTGCCGCACTTGCTGAGTTGACCCTGACCGGCTACAAATCGGAGACATCTTATTTTCCGGATTATGAGGTGAGGTCGAGACTTCCGCTTCAGGTGATTTCGAGAATATTGCTGGATGCATACGCCATCCGGGCAGGAAAGTCCTGA
- a CDS encoding polysaccharide pyruvyl transferase family protein, with the protein MTIKPIDTDYIAKGIGPNVSPEAFTNDKRKVFLFGSPSYTNIGDQAIAYSIEKFIKSRFPYYEYIEIMDYATDEGIEFVKGIIREDDIVMFTGGGNLGSLYLDIEEDRRKVFAAFKDYKSISMPQSVFFEDNEHGEQEKKKTQEAYHQNKNLVIAARESQTLDVVRNTFESEVMYTPDMVMSLDIVPREQEREGVMFFLRADKEKVMEESFVSELMEWAKKFGSVDRTDTVLDEDIVPTIDYADREKHFIEMLDLISSKKLIITDRLHAMIFSIITKTPCLVFGNSYGKAKHSYRDWLDSINFVEYTDSKDVGLLEKMVEKLMDTEPNEVDLRKDFKPLVDFLRS; encoded by the coding sequence ATGACCATAAAACCAATCGACACAGATTATATTGCCAAGGGCATTGGACCAAATGTTTCACCGGAGGCTTTCACGAATGATAAACGCAAGGTCTTCTTATTCGGCTCGCCGAGTTATACAAATATCGGTGATCAGGCAATTGCGTATAGCATCGAGAAATTCATCAAAAGCCGGTTCCCTTATTATGAATATATAGAAATCATGGACTATGCGACGGATGAAGGAATTGAATTTGTTAAAGGTATCATTCGTGAAGACGATATCGTCATGTTCACAGGCGGCGGTAATCTCGGAAGCTTGTATTTGGATATCGAAGAAGATCGCCGAAAGGTATTCGCTGCTTTCAAGGACTATAAGTCGATTTCCATGCCGCAGTCTGTGTTCTTCGAAGATAATGAACATGGCGAGCAGGAGAAAAAGAAAACACAGGAAGCCTATCATCAGAATAAGAACTTGGTGATTGCTGCCAGGGAATCGCAGACGCTGGATGTTGTAAGAAATACATTCGAGTCTGAGGTGATGTACACACCGGATATGGTGATGTCACTTGATATTGTCCCCCGTGAGCAGGAACGGGAGGGTGTCATGTTCTTCCTGAGGGCTGATAAAGAAAAGGTGATGGAAGAGAGCTTCGTTTCGGAGCTCATGGAGTGGGCGAAGAAGTTCGGGTCTGTCGACCGTACAGATACAGTCTTGGATGAGGATATTGTACCGACAATCGATTATGCGGACAGGGAAAAGCACTTCATCGAGATGCTGGATTTGATCAGCTCGAAGAAATTGATCATCACCGACCGCCTGCATGCGATGATTTTCTCCATCATCACGAAAACACCATGTCTTGTATTCGGAAACAGCTATGGAAAAGCGAAGCACTCTTACCGTGACTGGCTCGACTCCATTAATTTTGTGGAGTATACAGACTCCAAGGATGTGGGACTGCTGGAGAAAATGGTAGAGAAATTGATGGACACAGAGCCAAACGAGGTGGATCTGAGAAAAGACTTCAAACCGCTGGTGGATTTCCTCCGCAGCTGA